From Thiomicrospira sp. XS5, one genomic window encodes:
- a CDS encoding ABC transporter ATP-binding protein — MKEEAVLCLKDVHYHVSSDDEELSIIKGCDLSVQPGEKLSIVGRSGSGKSTLLSLMAGLELPTGGEVRLFDQALNHLDEDRRAQLRALQVGFVFQNFQLMPSMTALENVLMPLELFQVSDADDKALQALDKVGLGHRLSHRPSELSGGEQQRVALARAFVTEPKILFADEPTGNLDETTAEQVQDLLFQLNDELHTTLVLVTHDLDFARQCDRALTLHNGRLQTV, encoded by the coding sequence ATGAAAGAAGAAGCCGTTTTGTGCTTGAAGGACGTGCATTACCATGTCTCGTCTGATGATGAAGAGTTATCTATCATAAAGGGCTGCGATTTGTCTGTCCAGCCGGGCGAGAAGCTGTCGATTGTCGGCCGTTCCGGTTCGGGAAAATCCACCTTATTGTCGTTGATGGCCGGGCTGGAATTGCCAACCGGTGGCGAAGTGCGTTTGTTCGATCAGGCGTTGAATCATCTTGATGAAGACCGTCGCGCGCAGTTGCGGGCCTTGCAGGTGGGGTTTGTTTTTCAGAACTTCCAGTTAATGCCGAGCATGACCGCGCTGGAAAATGTGTTGATGCCGCTGGAATTGTTTCAAGTCAGTGACGCCGATGACAAAGCCTTGCAGGCCTTGGATAAAGTCGGGTTGGGGCATCGTTTGTCGCATCGCCCGTCGGAGCTTTCCGGCGGGGAACAGCAGCGTGTGGCGCTGGCAAGAGCCTTTGTCACCGAGCCGAAAATCCTGTTTGCCGACGAACCCACCGGCAATCTCGACGAAACCACCGCAGAACAAGTTCAGGATTTGCTGTTTCAACTCAATGACGAATTACACACCACGCTGGTGCTGGTGACGCACGATTTGGATTTCGCCCGCCAGTGCGACCGGGCGCTGACGTTGCATAACGGACGGTTGCAAACGGTATGA
- a CDS encoding methyl-accepting chemotaxis protein — protein MDVKSRSVTQKEYMLPEGLTIVSRTDLHGNITEANEAFIEASGYDWLELVGQPHNILRHPDVPAAVFKDFWNTIQAGRPWSQIVKNRRKNGDHYWVVANATPMFENDEIVGYMSVRTPASREQVAQAEQAYQDIGADKLKLSGGSPVTLGTRFNPFNQFEASRLIMLFSILLFITANMPLLNLGIPPLLFEGISALFIVAIFLIAWVNDRKFKEVHHLLTEISGGHFNNPIQVSGRNLVNQVLGRVKSMQIRLGADFDDVNASLNNAKRIESALNAASSNIMVADRFRSIIFMNESVKRMLKQAEPELQKALPHFNADNLLRQSIDIFHQNPAHQANLLDNLTETYEARINVGDATIDLVVDPIFNEKHERIGTVAEWKNITEQLAIEENIEHLVSNASLGILKDRIDASKLEGFNHQLSLSINTLLDSFSALVQDLSRILCLMSNGDLTSRMEGEYKGEVHAMQVAINNALTNIEATFGQVKIGSTEIGQMSNEVSQASEDLSERTQSQAASLEQTAASMEQITSRVQQSTDNTHEANRLSSEAATEAKSGIQVMEQTSKAMHGISELSSQIADITTVIDGIAFQTNLLALNASVEAARAGEHGRGFAVVASEVRNLAQKSAESSKEISNLIGTATEQISQGTSLVEETNRMFEDMVNKIEQVSGLVDSVSKAATEQSKGLGQINIAVNSLDEMTQQNAALVEELAATAGNMSEQAEMQAEFVGKFKISERSASGQGGHRATFELEDAKNKHRAWNVRLERFLLGEKVDFDEHSARRDDLCPLGQWLNTVGRQYQSVPEMQQLIRTHTEMHSMVGKVIDAKKLGDDNTMQQYRKTVSELSEQLLVEMDALCDAITGEQESTALPKQPSQAISANRPEKAKAPSQSDEWSDF, from the coding sequence ATGGACGTAAAAAGTCGCTCGGTTACCCAAAAAGAATATATGTTACCAGAGGGTCTCACTATTGTCTCTCGCACCGATTTACACGGGAACATCACCGAAGCCAACGAGGCATTTATCGAAGCCAGCGGTTACGACTGGCTGGAACTGGTGGGGCAGCCGCATAACATTCTCCGACACCCCGACGTGCCGGCCGCCGTTTTCAAAGACTTCTGGAATACCATCCAAGCCGGGCGACCCTGGTCACAAATCGTCAAGAACCGACGTAAAAACGGCGATCATTATTGGGTCGTGGCCAATGCCACACCTATGTTCGAAAACGACGAAATCGTCGGTTACATGTCGGTTCGAACTCCCGCATCCCGCGAACAAGTCGCCCAAGCGGAACAAGCCTACCAAGACATTGGTGCCGACAAACTGAAATTGTCCGGCGGCAGCCCAGTCACACTGGGAACCCGGTTCAACCCCTTTAATCAGTTCGAAGCCAGCCGCTTAATCATGCTGTTCAGCATTCTGCTGTTCATCACCGCCAATATGCCGCTTTTGAACCTCGGCATTCCGCCGCTGTTGTTCGAAGGCATCAGCGCCTTGTTCATTGTGGCGATTTTCCTGATTGCCTGGGTGAACGACCGCAAGTTCAAAGAAGTTCACCATTTGCTCACCGAAATTTCCGGCGGCCACTTCAATAACCCCATTCAGGTTTCGGGCCGTAACTTAGTTAACCAAGTGCTCGGACGGGTGAAGTCCATGCAGATTCGTCTCGGCGCCGATTTCGACGACGTCAACGCTTCGCTGAACAATGCCAAACGCATCGAAAGTGCGCTGAACGCAGCTTCATCCAATATCATGGTCGCCGACCGTTTTCGCAGCATCATTTTCATGAACGAATCGGTCAAACGCATGCTGAAACAAGCCGAACCGGAACTGCAAAAAGCCTTACCGCATTTCAATGCCGACAATTTGCTGCGACAGTCCATCGACATTTTTCACCAGAACCCGGCACACCAGGCCAATTTGCTCGACAATCTTACCGAAACCTACGAAGCCCGCATAAACGTTGGTGACGCCACCATTGACCTCGTCGTCGATCCGATTTTCAATGAAAAACACGAGCGCATCGGCACCGTCGCGGAATGGAAAAACATTACCGAACAACTGGCGATTGAAGAGAACATCGAACACCTGGTGTCCAACGCCTCGCTGGGCATTCTCAAGGACCGCATCGACGCCTCCAAACTGGAAGGCTTCAACCATCAGTTGTCGCTGTCCATCAACACCTTACTGGATTCCTTTTCCGCGCTAGTACAAGATCTCAGCCGCATCCTGTGCCTGATGAGCAACGGCGACCTGACCAGCCGAATGGAAGGCGAATACAAGGGCGAAGTGCACGCCATGCAAGTGGCCATAAACAATGCCCTGACCAATATCGAAGCCACCTTCGGGCAAGTCAAAATCGGTTCCACCGAAATCGGTCAAATGTCCAACGAGGTCTCTCAAGCCAGCGAAGACCTGTCGGAACGCACCCAGTCGCAAGCCGCATCACTGGAACAGACCGCCGCTTCCATGGAACAAATCACCAGTCGGGTTCAGCAATCCACCGACAACACCCACGAGGCGAATCGCCTGTCATCGGAAGCCGCCACGGAAGCGAAAAGCGGCATTCAGGTCATGGAACAAACCTCCAAAGCCATGCACGGCATCAGTGAATTGAGCAGTCAAATTGCTGACATCACCACCGTCATCGACGGCATCGCTTTCCAAACCAACCTCTTGGCCCTGAATGCCTCGGTGGAAGCCGCCCGTGCCGGAGAACACGGTCGAGGCTTTGCCGTCGTCGCCAGCGAGGTGCGCAACCTGGCACAGAAATCCGCCGAATCCTCCAAAGAGATTTCCAACCTCATTGGCACCGCCACCGAACAAATCTCGCAAGGCACCTCGTTGGTGGAAGAAACCAACCGCATGTTTGAAGACATGGTCAATAAAATCGAACAGGTCAGCGGCTTGGTGGACTCGGTCTCCAAAGCGGCCACCGAGCAATCCAAAGGGCTGGGACAAATCAACATCGCCGTCAACTCACTGGATGAAATGACGCAGCAAAATGCCGCGCTGGTGGAAGAGTTGGCCGCCACGGCGGGGAATATGAGCGAACAAGCAGAAATGCAGGCCGAGTTCGTCGGTAAATTTAAAATCTCCGAGCGTTCCGCATCCGGTCAAGGCGGCCATAGAGCCACCTTTGAGTTGGAAGACGCCAAAAACAAACACCGCGCCTGGAACGTCCGCCTGGAACGTTTCCTCTTGGGTGAAAAAGTCGATTTCGATGAACACAGCGCGCGTCGTGACGATCTTTGCCCGTTGGGCCAATGGCTGAACACCGTCGGCCGACAATATCAATCGGTGCCGGAAATGCAGCAACTGATTCGAACCCATACCGAAATGCACAGCATGGTCGGCAAGGTCATTGATGCGAAAAAACTCGGCGATGACAACACCATGCAACAATACCGGAAAACGGTGTCCGAACTCTCCGAACAATTGCTGGTGGAAATGGACGCTCTATGCGATGCGATTACCGGTGAACAGGAGAGCACGGCGCTGCCAAAACAACCCTCTCAAGCCATTTCCGCCAACCGGCCAGAGAAAGCAAAAGCGCCGTCACAGAGCGATGAATGGAGTGATTTTTAA
- a CDS encoding metallophosphoesterase — translation MKIFCISDTHGYHRHMHEIPEADVVVHAGDICNLGSAKQTEDFLDWFRALPMPHKVLIAGNHDFLLDTQRQADLGKLPQSFDFSGIHYLMDDAVEIDGVTFYGSPWQPEFQAMAFNLPREGDALRQAWRNIPEATDVLVTHTPPYGILDQTNGGFGVGCELLTERLGELPQVKAHVFGHVHEAAGYRQQSGRQFVNAFEPRVIEI, via the coding sequence ATGAAAATTTTTTGCATCAGTGACACCCACGGTTACCACCGGCATATGCATGAAATTCCAGAGGCCGATGTGGTGGTGCATGCGGGGGACATTTGCAATCTGGGCAGTGCCAAGCAAACCGAGGACTTTTTGGATTGGTTCCGCGCTTTGCCGATGCCGCATAAAGTGTTGATTGCCGGCAATCATGATTTTTTGTTGGATACGCAGCGCCAGGCCGACCTTGGAAAGCTGCCCCAGTCGTTTGATTTTTCCGGCATCCATTATCTGATGGATGACGCGGTTGAAATCGATGGGGTGACGTTTTACGGCTCGCCGTGGCAACCGGAATTTCAGGCGATGGCGTTTAACCTGCCGCGTGAAGGCGACGCTTTACGCCAGGCCTGGCGAAATATTCCGGAAGCAACGGATGTGCTGGTGACTCACACGCCGCCTTACGGCATTTTGGATCAGACCAACGGCGGGTTTGGTGTCGGCTGTGAGTTGCTGACAGAACGTCTGGGCGAACTGCCGCAGGTGAAAGCCCATGTGTTCGGTCACGTGCATGAAGCGGCGGGTTACCGACAGCAGAGCGGGCGGCAGTTCGTCAATGCCTTTGAACCCCGCGTGATTGAGATTTAA
- a CDS encoding bacterioferritin-associated ferredoxin encodes MKQSTLDKLPDILQKDLDENLCVCNGILKRDIIDAIEAGANTLDAVRNQTYATDGNGCCKRQVQRLVECLTSES; translated from the coding sequence ATGAAACAAAGCACTCTCGACAAACTGCCGGACATCCTTCAAAAAGATTTGGACGAAAATCTCTGCGTCTGCAACGGCATTCTTAAACGCGACATCATCGATGCCATTGAAGCCGGCGCCAACACGCTGGACGCAGTACGAAACCAAACCTACGCCACCGACGGCAACGGCTGTTGCAAACGTCAGGTGCAACGTCTGGTCGAATGCTTAACGTCGGAAAGCTGA
- a CDS encoding DsrE family protein, whose translation MRLNTQLNRLIPFALLMCLALGAQASADGSAGNDGKLKPVPELQDPPSDRFPGDPAEHHAVYMWNKADPAYQHSILNSIQAMIKRYGDNVDIAVVAIGPGIHVLAKKPQREVEPLTYERVASFAKDYNVRWIACGNTMNTLHWTDKDMRPFAEYSEVGAAALMELQEEGYKLLVW comes from the coding sequence ATGCGATTAAACACGCAACTCAACCGACTCATCCCTTTTGCCTTGCTGATGTGCTTGGCGTTGGGCGCGCAAGCCTCCGCAGACGGTTCCGCCGGAAACGACGGCAAACTGAAGCCGGTGCCGGAACTGCAGGATCCACCGTCTGACCGTTTTCCGGGCGACCCGGCCGAACATCATGCCGTCTATATGTGGAATAAAGCCGACCCAGCCTACCAGCACAGCATTTTAAATTCCATCCAGGCGATGATTAAACGCTACGGCGATAATGTGGACATTGCCGTGGTCGCCATCGGCCCAGGCATTCATGTGCTGGCGAAAAAACCGCAACGCGAAGTGGAACCACTGACGTATGAACGCGTCGCCAGCTTCGCCAAAGACTACAATGTGCGCTGGATTGCCTGCGGCAACACCATGAACACGCTGCATTGGACCGACAAGGACATGCGCCCGTTTGCGGAATATTCCGAAGTGGGGGCCGCGGCCTTGATGGAATTGCAGGAAGAAGGCTATAAACTGTTGGTCTGGTAA
- a CDS encoding sensor domain-containing diguanylate cyclase, translated as MQLNRIDLRRLILSLATVSVILTLVNALYATYKVQRNLLIDGTLHANEAYATKLARSAAMHLNLVRNELKWSSQTIAQAPRNPSLLQLETERLLHQSESFNAVVRVNAKGQLQALAAPEFFKADVILKNAPIQEALTQQQTRISSPFRLNQGQYFILVSQPIIDKTGHYDGFIGGLINLHNRSILHRLLSDQSYQDETYLYVVDAKHRLIVHPDETRIGEKVLDNPAIETVLDGQTGHQKIINSQGINMLAGYSPVGISGWGVVSQRPLQATLATLDKQMLSVLWHSLPILLVTGLIIWLFAGRISKPLWHLAQQAEHPETPETESEVKLIKTWYYEADELKTALLKGFGSVHQHIHALKTESLTDPLTRILNRRGLQQQLETWQLENIPFSVISLDIDHFKAVNDAHGHDVGDQVIQAVTEQMRECSRNQDVLSRTGGEEFLMLLPYTPLEYAVQVAERLRKTMSEAPLKTVGTITISLGVAHWPETAEDMEKVLKQADVALYQAKQTGRNKVCVATDPACQEAMRKWEDVLN; from the coding sequence ATGCAGCTTAACCGAATCGATTTACGACGCCTCATTCTCTCTCTGGCCACCGTCAGTGTCATTCTGACCCTAGTCAATGCGCTTTACGCCACTTACAAGGTGCAGAGAAACCTTCTCATTGACGGCACTTTACACGCCAATGAAGCCTACGCCACCAAACTGGCGCGCAGCGCCGCCATGCACCTCAATTTAGTGAGGAACGAACTGAAATGGAGCAGCCAAACCATTGCACAAGCACCGCGGAACCCGTCGCTTTTACAGTTGGAAACCGAACGCCTGCTCCATCAATCGGAGAGTTTCAATGCCGTAGTGCGTGTCAACGCAAAAGGCCAACTGCAAGCCTTGGCCGCCCCCGAATTCTTCAAAGCCGATGTCATCCTGAAAAACGCACCGATTCAGGAAGCCCTAACACAGCAACAAACCCGAATCAGCTCACCCTTTCGCCTAAACCAAGGTCAATATTTCATTCTGGTTTCCCAGCCGATTATCGATAAAACGGGCCACTATGACGGCTTTATCGGCGGACTCATTAATTTACACAACCGCAGCATTCTACACCGATTGCTGAGCGACCAAAGCTATCAGGACGAAACTTACCTCTACGTCGTCGACGCGAAACATCGCCTCATCGTCCACCCGGACGAAACACGCATTGGCGAAAAGGTACTCGACAACCCGGCCATCGAAACGGTGCTGGATGGCCAGACCGGCCATCAAAAAATCATCAACAGCCAAGGCATCAACATGCTGGCGGGTTATTCGCCGGTCGGCATTTCCGGCTGGGGGGTCGTCTCGCAACGGCCATTACAAGCCACGCTCGCCACACTGGACAAACAAATGCTCAGTGTCCTTTGGCACTCCCTTCCGATTCTTCTGGTCACCGGCCTGATTATCTGGCTGTTTGCCGGACGCATCTCCAAGCCACTCTGGCACTTGGCGCAACAAGCCGAACACCCGGAAACCCCGGAAACCGAATCCGAGGTCAAACTGATTAAAACCTGGTATTACGAAGCCGACGAGCTGAAAACCGCCCTGTTGAAAGGATTCGGTAGCGTCCACCAGCACATCCACGCTTTGAAAACCGAATCCCTGACCGACCCGCTCACCCGTATCCTGAATCGTCGCGGCTTGCAACAACAGCTTGAAACCTGGCAACTTGAAAACATTCCTTTTTCCGTCATCTCACTGGACATCGACCATTTCAAAGCGGTCAACGACGCTCACGGGCACGATGTCGGCGACCAAGTCATCCAGGCTGTCACCGAACAGATGCGAGAATGCTCCCGCAATCAAGACGTGTTAAGCCGCACCGGCGGCGAAGAATTTTTGATGCTCTTGCCTTACACACCACTGGAATACGCCGTGCAAGTGGCTGAACGATTGCGGAAAACCATGTCGGAGGCGCCATTGAAAACCGTGGGTACCATTACCATTTCCCTGGGCGTCGCCCACTGGCCGGAAACCGCCGAGGATATGGAAAAGGTGCTAAAGCAAGCCGATGTGGCACTCTACCAAGCCAAACAAACCGGACGCAATAAAGTCTGTGTCGCCACCGATCCTGCCTGCCAGGAAGCCATGCGTAAATGGGAAGACGTTCTGAATTGA
- a CDS encoding arylesterase, translating into MHVLQAQNGFFFHLRSLLFLTVTLTVLFGYSSVTQAEVKSQAKPAPNDPTLLVLGDSLSAAYGMPVEKGWVALLTQELKNRNIQVVNASISGETTSGGKSRLPALLKQHQPDWVILELGANDALRGQVLQTTERNLQQMVDMSRQAGAEVLLLGIRLPTNYGPAYDALLQKTFQQVAERNQLLFDPFFLETVVMDPDMAQDDGLHPNAQAQPAILKRVQPLIEELITQKPAKAA; encoded by the coding sequence ATGCACGTCCTTCAAGCACAAAACGGCTTCTTCTTTCATCTTCGCTCTCTTTTGTTTCTGACGGTGACGCTGACCGTTCTGTTTGGTTACTCAAGTGTAACGCAAGCCGAGGTAAAATCCCAAGCAAAACCGGCCCCCAACGACCCCACACTTCTGGTCTTGGGCGACAGCTTGAGTGCGGCTTACGGCATGCCGGTGGAAAAAGGTTGGGTGGCGCTGCTGACACAGGAGTTAAAAAACCGAAACATTCAAGTGGTGAACGCCAGCATCAGCGGCGAGACCACCTCCGGCGGCAAAAGCCGCTTACCCGCCTTACTGAAACAGCATCAGCCGGATTGGGTGATACTGGAACTCGGCGCCAACGATGCCTTGCGCGGCCAGGTGTTGCAAACCACCGAACGCAACCTGCAACAGATGGTAGACATGAGCCGCCAGGCCGGCGCCGAAGTGTTATTGCTCGGCATTCGCCTGCCCACCAATTACGGCCCGGCCTACGATGCGTTACTGCAAAAAACCTTTCAACAGGTCGCCGAACGCAACCAACTGCTCTTTGACCCGTTTTTTCTGGAAACGGTGGTAATGGACCCGGACATGGCGCAAGACGATGGATTGCACCCCAACGCCCAAGCTCAGCCGGCCATACTCAAACGCGTGCAACCGCTGATTGAAGAGCTCATTACCCAAAAACCGGCCAAAGCCGCGTAA
- a CDS encoding BolA family transcriptional regulator — protein MSLQTQIENKVKAAFDVTFMQLENESHMHSGPADESHFKLTLVAPEFDGLSKVKRHQAVYKALSDEMPQFHALALHTFSPAEWEARPDVADSPLCKGGSKA, from the coding sequence TTGAGCTTACAGACACAAATTGAAAACAAAGTGAAAGCCGCGTTTGATGTCACCTTTATGCAATTGGAAAACGAAAGCCACATGCATTCCGGCCCGGCAGACGAATCGCATTTCAAACTCACTTTGGTGGCGCCGGAATTCGACGGTTTGTCGAAAGTCAAACGCCATCAGGCGGTGTACAAAGCGCTGAGCGATGAAATGCCGCAATTTCATGCGCTGGCTTTGCATACCTTCAGTCCGGCGGAATGGGAAGCCCGCCCGGATGTCGCGGATTCGCCGCTTTGCAAGGGCGGCAGCAAAGCGTAA
- a CDS encoding ABC transporter permease: MKGYWQDAWTASLWFWRGLKRGDWVWLLLAVVIASASVTFVEQLGKTVKDSMLRQAANDLGADYVLRSSRPIDDKWTTLADELDLQTAQTETLVTMALSGERFQLVRLKGVSPNYPLRNYQNRFPTLTPPDKTSERPNVWVESALMPLMQLQDDSTITLGKTEFALGGTFQPLGAAGGMGAFSHQMVIPLADMAATELKGPGSRVEYELALIGTPNAIERFADAVDAEQNPHLQSLSAQAPSQDLAQSLDTAWLFLELSALSAVLVAGLSILIASRFYLQRWQNSIALMRAFGAQRAQMTRLFAFQLSWLAIIASGVGVALGAGLFQASLPLLRDYFDPLVPAYQPSIYVHGFLMGFLVLWSFAWQAYRHAVSTSPMQLLKNLSRQPQMRQWLVSLGLILLVVMLMTGYVWWVLVGLVAAGVVLYLAALGLLRFVGWLQHRSHGWLKLSLAALLREPGLVKIQLISMGLVLFVLMLMTFVRHDLMANWQASLPANTPDTFIVNVQPDQKDTVQTVLKGDGIETNLVPMARGRLVAVNDEPVRAQEQESNRARRLLERESNIAVLETPPAYNEMLAESEPEHGLPQVSLEEGMAELFGLQLNDVLTFSFSGQDWRYEVTSIRKVQWQSFRLNFFFIVQPETDRLLPISYIGNFALADRSVDVNALTQQLAQQAPGVLLIDARRILTQVQTIMSQASWAVSGLYGFTLLASLIVLFTATMASQQTRVQSWLLLRTLGATQRDITKIGLMEFTLLGALAGLLAATFAQLAGLAVNQFVLEVSPEWNPELWVISVVSGAMILWLIGWLTQKRYLRLSPRRMAQKWSD, translated from the coding sequence ATGAAAGGTTACTGGCAAGATGCCTGGACCGCTTCGCTGTGGTTCTGGCGCGGACTGAAACGCGGCGATTGGGTGTGGCTGCTGTTGGCGGTGGTGATTGCCAGCGCCTCGGTGACCTTTGTGGAGCAGCTCGGCAAAACCGTTAAGGATTCCATGTTGCGTCAAGCCGCGAATGACTTGGGCGCGGATTACGTGTTGCGCAGTTCCCGGCCGATTGATGACAAGTGGACAACGCTGGCCGATGAGCTGGATTTACAAACCGCGCAAACCGAAACGCTGGTGACCATGGCGCTGAGCGGCGAACGTTTTCAGTTGGTGCGTCTGAAAGGCGTGTCGCCGAATTATCCGTTACGCAATTATCAAAACCGCTTCCCGACGTTAACGCCGCCGGACAAAACCTCTGAACGGCCAAACGTCTGGGTGGAGTCGGCACTGATGCCGTTAATGCAATTGCAAGACGACAGCACTATTACGCTGGGGAAAACCGAATTTGCCTTGGGCGGTACCTTCCAGCCGTTGGGTGCGGCCGGAGGCATGGGCGCCTTTTCGCATCAAATGGTGATTCCGCTGGCGGATATGGCCGCCACGGAATTGAAAGGGCCGGGCAGTCGCGTGGAATACGAATTGGCTTTGATCGGAACACCGAATGCCATTGAGCGCTTTGCCGACGCCGTGGACGCGGAGCAGAACCCGCACCTTCAAAGTTTATCCGCCCAAGCACCATCGCAGGATTTGGCGCAATCGCTGGACACGGCCTGGTTGTTTTTAGAATTGTCGGCCTTATCCGCCGTGTTGGTGGCGGGCTTGTCGATTCTGATTGCCAGCCGTTTTTATTTGCAGCGTTGGCAAAATTCCATCGCCCTGATGCGAGCCTTCGGCGCGCAACGCGCTCAGATGACCCGTTTGTTTGCGTTTCAGCTGAGCTGGTTGGCGATTATTGCCAGCGGTGTCGGTGTGGCGCTGGGCGCCGGTTTGTTTCAAGCCAGTTTGCCGTTGCTACGGGATTATTTCGATCCGCTGGTGCCGGCGTATCAACCGTCGATTTATGTGCACGGCTTTTTGATGGGCTTTCTGGTGCTGTGGAGCTTTGCCTGGCAGGCCTATCGCCATGCGGTCAGCACCTCGCCGATGCAGTTGTTGAAGAATTTATCGCGTCAGCCGCAAATGCGCCAATGGTTGGTCAGCCTGGGGTTGATTCTGCTGGTGGTGATGTTGATGACCGGCTATGTCTGGTGGGTGCTGGTCGGGCTGGTGGCGGCCGGTGTCGTATTGTATCTGGCCGCCTTGGGGTTGTTGCGCTTTGTCGGTTGGTTGCAGCATCGCAGCCACGGCTGGCTTAAACTGTCGTTGGCAGCTTTGTTGCGCGAGCCAGGCCTGGTGAAAATTCAGTTAATCTCAATGGGGCTGGTCTTGTTTGTATTGATGTTAATGACTTTTGTGCGCCATGATTTGATGGCCAATTGGCAAGCGTCTTTGCCGGCCAATACGCCGGATACCTTTATCGTCAACGTGCAACCGGATCAAAAAGACACAGTGCAAACCGTGTTGAAAGGTGATGGTATTGAAACCAACTTGGTGCCGATGGCGCGAGGGCGCTTGGTCGCAGTGAACGACGAACCGGTTCGTGCGCAGGAACAGGAATCCAACCGGGCCAGACGCCTGTTGGAACGGGAATCGAATATCGCTGTGCTGGAAACCCCACCGGCTTACAATGAAATGCTGGCGGAAAGCGAACCGGAGCACGGTTTGCCGCAGGTGTCGCTGGAAGAAGGCATGGCCGAATTGTTCGGGTTGCAGTTGAACGATGTGCTGACCTTTAGTTTCAGTGGGCAGGATTGGCGTTATGAAGTGACCTCGATTCGCAAGGTGCAGTGGCAGAGTTTCCGTTTGAATTTCTTTTTCATTGTGCAACCGGAGACCGACCGACTCTTGCCGATTTCCTATATCGGTAACTTTGCGCTGGCAGACCGTTCGGTGGACGTCAATGCATTGACCCAGCAATTGGCACAACAAGCACCGGGTGTTTTGCTGATTGATGCACGGCGCATTCTGACTCAGGTGCAGACCATTATGTCGCAAGCCAGTTGGGCGGTGTCCGGACTGTATGGCTTTACCTTGCTGGCGAGTTTGATTGTTTTGTTTACCGCCACCATGGCCAGTCAACAAACCCGTGTGCAAAGCTGGTTGCTGTTGCGGACCCTGGGGGCGACGCAACGCGACATCACCAAAATCGGTTTGATGGAGTTCACTCTGCTCGGCGCCTTGGCCGGATTACTGGCGGCCACCTTCGCTCAACTCGCCGGTTTGGCGGTCAATCAATTCGTGCTGGAAGTGTCACCGGAATGGAATCCGGAATTGTGGGTGATCAGCGTGGTGAGCGGGGCGATGATTCTGTGGCTGATTGGCTGGCTGACGCAAAAACGTTATTTGCGTTTATCGCCGCGCCGAATGGCCCAAAAGTGGTCGGATTGA